In Nothobranchius furzeri strain GRZ-AD chromosome 18, NfurGRZ-RIMD1, whole genome shotgun sequence, a single genomic region encodes these proteins:
- the LOC139061560 gene encoding uncharacterized protein, with protein sequence MLVCTFCSKTLQSLRGYVLHCRVHRNEPSCLFKCLGTECKRTFCTYAAFKTHFYRVHNVLSHPESAKAVVENLKCAISLCGRQSQTVQELVAHLKEHIMEGRPVACPVKGCKKNFTVKSSFTAHMSRKHRGFTALNIDALYKESTFQICGEAEEDGPGESPNGTLTNELSPNFSEAFLRNLCHFYLKLQGQLLLPASSIQTIVEEMQNVHELGMDYTLSKLKSLLKDDICLADDVIAKVCDCVKDSDLFSVCHRGPLRTTYSRAHTFKKVFKYTEPKQINLGNDENMTQRFYYYIPIKQTLSILLESELWKNSVLQQSSETNSDVFYDISDGQNFQCNQFFIENPGCLKLILYQDAFEIVNPLGSAKKKHKVVAVYLSVANLPVHVRSSTDHMFLVSLCAEKDLKQFGTAKIFSELLMDLRDLEENGIVAAHP encoded by the exons ATGCTTGTCTGCACATTTTGCAGTAAAACTTTACAGTCACTGAGGGGCTATGTGTTGCACTGCAGAGTGCACAGAAACGAACCTAGTTGTTTATTCAAATGCCTCGGCACTGAATGCAAACGGACATTTTGTACATATGCAGCATTTAAAACTCATTTTTACCGAGTTCACAACGTGCTTTCACATCCTGAATCAGCTAAAGCCGTTGTTGAAAACTTGAAGTGCGCCATTTCGTTGTGTGGGCGCCAAAGTCAAACCGTGCAAGAACTTGTTGCTCATTTAAAGGAGCATATAATGGAGGGACGGCCTGTTGCGTGTCCAGTAAAAGGCTGTAAAAAGAATTTTACTGTTAAATCGTCATTCACAGCTCATATGTCCCGTAAACATAGAGGCTTTACTGCGCTCAATATTGATGCTTTGTACAAGGAAAGCACATTTCAGATTTGTGGTGAGGCAGAAGAAGATGGGCCAGGCGAGAGCCCAAATGGCACACTGACAAATGAATTGTCTCCGAATTTCAGTGAGGCTTTCCTCAGAAATTTGTGTCATTTCTACCTAAAACTTCAAGGACAGCTGCTTCTACCAGCATCCTCAATACAGACCATCGTTGAAGAGATGCAAAACGTACATGAGCTGGGAATGGATTACACTTTGAGTAAACTGAAGTCACTTTTAAAAGATGACATTTGTCTAGCAGATGATGTTATTGCTAAAGTATGTGACTGCGTGAAAGATTCAGATCTTTTTTCTGTTTGTCATCGAGGACCACTAAGAACAACATATTCAAGAGCACATACATTCAAAAAAGTGTTCAAATACACAGAACCAAAACAAATTAATTTAGGGAATGATGAAAACATGACTCAGAGATTTTACTACTACATACCCATTAAACAGACACTAAGTATACTTTTAGAATCAGAATTATGGAAGAATTCAGTGTTACAACAGTCCAGTGAAACAAACTCTGATGTTTTCTATGACATAAGTGatggacaaaactttcagtgcaaCCAGTTCTTCATTGAAAATCCTGGGTGCCTGAAACTCATTCTGTACCAAGATGCATTCGAAATTGTAAATCCTCTTGGTTCAGCTAAAAAGAAACACAAAGTTGTTGCTGTTTATCTATCTGTGGCTAACTTACCTGTTCATGTCCGGTCAAGCACTGATCACATGTTTCTTGTTTCATTGTGTGCAGAGAAAGATTTAAAACAGTTTGGAACTGCTAAGATTTTTTCAGAACTTCTCATGGATTTAAGAGATTTAGAGGAAAACGGCATTGTTGCAG CGCACCCCTGA